The proteins below come from a single Sorghum bicolor cultivar BTx623 chromosome 4, Sorghum_bicolor_NCBIv3, whole genome shotgun sequence genomic window:
- the LOC8072475 gene encoding putative cysteine proteinase inhibitor 7 — MRAAVLLGVLGIAIVAIHIVAMATPAMAQTFGVWYPVDLSEGHVQYIGRWAVAEHVKQAKDGLKFDKVVGGEMMMSIGIDFRLVIDASSTSDGKHANYEARVHERDWMDGISLLSFKPAK; from the coding sequence ATGAGGGCCGCCGTCCTCCTCGGAGTTTTGGGCATCGCCATCGTTGCCATTCACATTGTTGCGATGGCAACACCCGCCATGGCTCAAACCTTCGGTGTGTGGTACCCTGTAGACCTCAGCGAGGGGCACGTCCAGTACATCGGCAGGTGGGCGGTCGCGGAGCACGTGAAGCAGGCCAAGGACGGGCTCAAGTTCGACAAGGTCGTCGGCGGCGAGATGATGATGAGTATAGGCATAGACTTCCGCCTCGTCATCGACGCATCATCCACCAGCGACGGCAAGCATGCCAACTACGAGGCGAGGGTGCACGAGAGGGACTGGATGGACGGAATAAGTCTCCTGTCATTTAAGCCGGCAAAGTGA
- the LOC8072476 gene encoding RAN GTPase-activating protein 2, whose translation MDPAQYFQPRTFSIKLWPPSESTRLMLVERMTKNLSTESESIFSRKYGTLGKEEAHENAKRIEELCFASADEHFKREPDGDGSSAVQLYAKETSKMMLEVLKKGPRTTAELEAPVADTPLVPDTPLVPADTPLVPADTVLDISGGKRAFIEADEAKELLSPLTKPGNSYQRICFSNRSFGIGAANVAGPILESVKNQLTEVDISDFVAGRPEDEALDVMRIFSKALEGSVLRYLNISDNALGEKGVRAFSELLKSQESLEELYVMNDGISEEAAKALSELIPATEKLKVLHFHNNMTGDEGAMYIAEMVKRSPNVESFRCSATRIGSDGGVALSEALGTCTRLKKLDLRDNLFGVDAGLALSKTLPKLPDLVELYLSDLNLENEGTIAIVKALKQSAPQLEVLEMAGNEINAKAAPDLAECLTAMQSLKKLTLAENELKDGGAVIIAKSLEDGHTDLKELDVSTNMLQRVGARCFARAVADKPAFVQLNINGNFISDEGIDEVKEILKAGKKSLDVLGSLDENEPDGEPDDEEEDQDAEDNEDELDSKLQSVKVEQDD comes from the coding sequence ATGGATCCAGCACAATATTTCCAACCCAGGACATTCTCAATAAAGTTGTGGCCACCAAGTGAAAGCACACGGCTCATGCTTGTTGAGAGGATGACAAAGAATCTGTCCACAGAGTCAGAGTCCATTTTCTCTCGCAAATACGGTACTTTGGGCAAGGAAGAAGCTCATGAGAATGCAAAAAGGATTGAAGAACTTTGCTTTGCCTCGGCTGATGAGCATTTCAAAAGGGAGCCAGATGGTGATGGGAGTTCTGCTGTCCAGCTATATGCAAAGGAAACGAGCAAGATGATGTTGGAAGTTCTGAAAAAAGGCCCTAGGACTACTGCAGAACTGGAAGCACCTGTAGCTGATACACCTCTAGTGCCTGATACACCTCTTGTGCCTGCTGATACACCTCTTGTGCCTGCTGATACTGTACTAGATATATCTGGTGGCAAGCGTGCTTTTATTGAGGCAGATGAAGCAAAGGAACTGCTGAGTCCACTTACAAAACCAGGAAATTCATATCAAAGAATATGCTTTAGCAACAGGAGCTTTGGTATTGGCGCTGCTAATGTTGCTGGGCCAATTCTTGAGTCAGTTAAGAATCAGCTCACAGAGGTAGATATCTCAGATTTTGTGGCAGGAAGGCCTgaggatgaagctcttgatgtgATGCGCATATTCTCCAAAGCATTAGAGGGTTCTGTCCTGAGATATCTGAACATCTCTGACAATGCTTTGGGTGAGAAGGGTGTCAGGGCATTCAGTGAGCTTCTGAAATCACAGGAATCCCTGGAAGAACTATATGTGATGAATGACGGTATATCAGAGGAAGCTGCAAAAGCTCTATCTGAGCTTATTCCTGCAACTGAGAAGCTCAAGGTTCTTCACTTCCACAACAATATGACTGGAGATGAAGGTGCTATGTATATCGCTGAGATGGTTAAGCGTTCTCCAAATGTAGAGAGTTTCAGGTGCTCAGCAACAAGGATAGGATCTGATGGTGGAGTCGCATTGTCTGAGGCATTAGGGACATGCACTCGTCTGAAGAAACTTGATCTCCGGGACAACTTGTTTGGTGTTGATGCAGGGTTAGCTCTCAGCAAAACCCTTCCAAAGCTTCCTGatcttgttgagctttatctcaGTGATCTCAATCTTGAGAACGAGGGCACAATCGCAATTGTCAAAGCCCTCAAACAGTCAGCACCGCAGTTGGAGGTCCTTGAAATGGCAGGAAATGAAATAAATGCCAAAGCAGCCCCAGATTTGGCAGAATGCTTAACAGCAATGCAGTCACTGAAGAAGCTGACCTTGGCTGAAAATGAACTGAAGGATGGCGGTGCTGTGATTATTGCAAAATCATTGGAAGATGGCCACACAGATCtcaaggaacttgatgtgagcaCGAACATGCTGCAGAGGGTTGGAGCTCGGTGCTTTGCGCGGGCAGTCGCAGATAAACCAGCTTTTGTGCAACTGAACATCAATGGAAATTTCATCTCTGATGAAGGGATTGATGAGGTGAAGGAAATTCTGAAGGCTGGTAAGAAATCCCTGGATGTTCTGGGCTCACTAGATGAGAATGAACCTGACGGGGAGCCTGATGATGAGGAAGAGGACCAGGATGCTGAGGACAATGAGGATGAGCTGGATTCGAAGCTGCAGAGTGTGAAGGTTGAGCAGGATGATTGA
- the LOC8059689 gene encoding subtilisin-like protease SBT1.1: MYKVSGMMMAVAAAIDAAVKDGVDIILLSLSDNNLTQFFNNSLAIRALSVEHNGVFVVLMRGNSGPNASMVLNSDGHDGHAGIVFIDTDGWSQENGGDSLVLVDTSSPPKLVLSLSAGEQLKHYIALSAYPVASFSFPCTTVIAENRAPMVATFSSWVSNPIAPQLLKPDLIAPGQDVLAAWKGGSYMMASKTSMSCPHVASVATLMRKKHTGWTLAMMRSALVTIAATLDNTGWNILDNVVF, from the exons ATGTACAAGGTGTCCGGGATGATGATGGCGGTTGCTGCGGCAATCGATGCGGCAGTGAAGGACGGTGTGGACATCATCTTGCTGTCACTCAGTGACAACAACCTAACCCAGTTCTTCAACAACTCGCTCGCCATCAGGGCGCTTAGTGTAGAGCACAACGGTGTTTTCGTTGTGCTCATGAGAGGCAACAGCGGACCCAATGCGTCTATG GTCCTGAACTCCGATGGTCATGATGGGCACGCTGGTATTGTCTTCATTGACACCGACGGCTGGTCACAAGAGAACGGTGGCGACAGTCTCGTACTCGTGGATACGTCTTCCCCGCCTAAGCTTGTCCTGAGCCTAAGCGCCGGTGAGCAGCTCAAGCACTACATCGCGTTGAGTGCATACCCAGTGGCTTCGTTTAGCTTCCCCTGCACCACGGTGATTGctgaaaaccgtgcacccatGGTAGCAACATTCTCGTCATGGGTGTCGAACCCCATCGCCCCTCAACTTCTGAAGCCTGACCTCATCGCGCCAGGGCAGGATGTGCTAgctgcatggaaaggtggcagcTACATGATGGCATCCAAGACGTCCATGTCCTGCCCGCACGTCGCCAGCGTTGCGACGCTCATGAGGAAGAAGCATACTGGCTGGACTCTGGCCATGATGCGATCGGCGCTGGTCACGATAGCTGCGACTCTTGACAACACCGGGTGGAACATCCTCGACAATGTAGTCTTCTGA
- the LOC8072477 gene encoding uncharacterized protein LOC8072477 — protein sequence MEKQLNTQGGEEQPSPPFDKFITPSPSASEGWETEYESGEEELTSRLKKKPHGEGAYFNPKDDEEHQSNEIPLRPSLLEFNEEEGTSAPKLMPTTSSENSKRKRGQHGRHQLPTKVFAIHEVGKKGEPLEPVSVISKFSNACGVLVRERVDFNIDDWKKVDVLLKNSLWEEIKRRFTYPLGTNEELNKSYALSTCAKSLRQFRWKLNQKYVKKGEMPFKEYGFITQERWDQFVRYHTSEDAMDKSEKFCLLAKRNLYPHHLGSTGYVVKKKKWRREEREAAVAGKPIEYEGLNERTRDFLKARRPKQLAQGKSKFNEPQTEEAEKKILAFVAAEQAGTFTPHREKDQLSAALGNPEHRGRVRGMSSRMSWKDAWAINAGSCRTQQGYKEKLIQETSEETMREIVMEEIRNVLTSGDPKMVQLRSQFLGKASSMELMQQTQPDQGLSVPSNSASTVNQPADDIISCTPCSLHIPVGRKKRMMEVATGMAIPGRTFQCQPIPIDYAKVLVVDVHPNHQRLEIDLPTKEGIRYLGDAKNNLILWNRFDIGLATASPPLPPVQLESDNDPSPGQASASGNVTDEGEAATPS from the exons ATGGAGAAGCAACTGAACACTCAAGGTGGGGAAGAACAACCTTCACCCCCATTCGACAAATTTATTACACCGAGCCCTAGTGCAAGTGAGGGTTGGGAAACTGAGTATGAGAGTGGTGAGGAGGAACTTACCTCGAGATTGAAGAAGAAACCTCATGGAGAGGGAGCATATTTCAATCCTAAGGATGATGAAGAACACCAAAGTAACGAG ATCCCACTAAGACCCTCTCTATTGGAATTCAACGAGGAAGAGGGAACCTCTGCACCTAAGCTGATGCCTACAACGTCCTCAGAAAATTCTAAGAGGAAACGAGGCCAGCACGGCAGGCACCAGCTACCTACCAAGGTGTTTGCAATACATGAGGTCGGCAAAAAAGGGGAGCCCCTCGAGCCAGTCTCGGTGATTTCCAAGTTTAGTAATGCTTGCGGAGTGTTGGTCAGGGAAAGGGTGGACTTCAACATAGACGATTGGAAGAAGGTTGATGTTTTACTTAAGAATTCACTATGGGAAGAGATTAAGAGGAGATTCACATACCCACTGGGCACCAATGAAGAGCTCAACAAGAGCTATGCACTGAGTACCTGTGCAAAATCCCTGCGCCAGTTCAGGTGGAAGCTTAACCAGAAGTACGTTAAGAAGGGGGAGATGCCTTTTAAAGAATACGGGTTTATCACACAGGAAAGGTGGGACCAATTTGTCCGATATCACACAAGTGAAGATGCTATGGACAAGAGTGAGAAGTTCTGCTTGCTAGCAAAGAGGAATCTCTACCCCCACCACCTCGGCAGTACAGGGTATGTGGTGAAGAAAAAGAAATGGCGGAGGGAAGAAAGGGAGGCAGCTGTGGCCGGCAAGCCTATAGAGTATGAGGGACTGAACGAGAGGACAAGGGACTTCCTCAAAGCCCGTAGGCCAAAGCAACTCGCGCAGGGGAAGAGTAAATTCAATGAGCCACAGACTGAGGAAGCGGAGAAAAAGATTCTAGCATTTGTTGCGGCTGAGCAAGCTGGAACATTTACTCCACATAGGGAAAAGGATCAACTGTCGGCTGCGTTGGGCAATCCCGAGCATCGTGGTCGCGTCCGAGGCATGTCCTCAAGAATGAGCTGGAAAGATGCCTGGGCCATCAACGCGGGCTCTTGTAGGACGCAACAGGGTTACAAGGAAAAGTTGATCCAAGAAACCAGTGAGGAAACAATGAGGGAAATTGTGATGGAAGAGATCCGTAACGTTCTGACGAGTGGTGACCCTAAGATGGTGCAACTGAGGTCACAGTTTTTGGGCAAGGCTAGCTCGATGGAACTAATGCAACAAACACAACCGGACCAAGGCCTGTCAGTTCCTAGCAACTCGGCATCGACTGTGAACCAACCAGCTGATGATATTATCTCATGTACGCCGTGCTCATTGCATATCCCGGTCGGCAGGAAGAAGCGGATGATGGAGGTGGCCACAGGCATGGCAATCCCAGGCCGCACATTTCAGTGCCAACCCATCCCGATCGACTACGCCAAGGTCTTGGTGGTTGATGTCCATCCTAATCACCAGAGGCTTGAGATCGACTTGCCCACCAAGGAAGGCATCCGGTACTTGGGAGATGCAAAAAACAACTTAATACTTTGGAATAGGTTCGACATCGGCCTTGCTACTGCATCACCGCCACTGCCTCCAGTGCAGCTGGAGAGCGACAACGATCCTTCCCCAGGTCAGGCGTCGGCATCTGGAAACGTGACAGACGAGGGAGAAGCAGCAACCCCGTCATGA
- the LOC8064216 gene encoding serine/threonine-protein kinase Aurora-2 isoform X1, translating into MAIATESRGSEGRFLQASAHANEDKRWVLSDFEIGKPLGRGKFGHVYLAREKRSSQVVALKVLFKSQLKQSQVEHQLRREVEIQSHLRHPNILRLYGYFYDQSRVYLILEYAAKGELYKELTMCKHFSERRSATYIASLARALIYLHGKHVIHRDIKPENLLVGAQGEIKIADFGWSVHTFNRRRTMCGTLDYLPPEMVEKTEHDYHVDIWSLGILCYEFLYGVPPFEAKEHSETYRRIVKVDLKFPLKPFVSPAAKDLISQMLVKNSAQRLPLHKVLEHPWIVQNADPSGVYRG; encoded by the exons ATGGCGATCGCCACCGAGTCGCGCGGCAGCGAGGGCAGG TTTTTGCAGGCTTCAGCCCACGCAAACGAGGATAAGCGGTGGGTGCTGTCTGATTTTGAGATTGGGAAACCTCTTGGGAGGGGCAAGTTTGGTCATGTTTATCTGGCCAGAGAAAAGAGG AGCAGTCAAGTTGTGGCTCTGAAAGTGCTTTTCAAGAGCCAACTCAAGCAATCACAGGTCGAGCATCAGCTGCGACGTGAAGTGGAGATTCAGAGTCATCTTCGCCATCCTAATATTCTTCGCCTGTATGGGTACTTCTATGATCAG AGCCGGGTTTACCTAATCCTGGAATATGCTGCCAAGGGTGAACTGTACAAGGAACTGACAATGTGCAAACATTTTTCTGAAAGACGTTCAGCAACT tatattgcaTCATTAGCTAGAGCTCTGATCTACCTTCATGGAAAGCATGTCATCCACCGGGACATTAAACCAGAAAATCTTTTGGTTGGAGCCCAG GGTGAGATCAAAATCGCCGACTTTGGCTGGTCCGTGCACACCTTCAACAGAAGACGGACTATGTGCGGAACTCTGGATTACCTGCCACCTGAAATGG TGGAGAAGACAGAACATGATTACCATGTAGACATATGGAGCTTGGGTATTCTGTGCTATGAATTCCTTTACGGGGTCCCACCTTTCGAAGCTAAGGAGCACTCAGAAACATACAGAAG GATAGTGAAAGTGGACTTGAAGTTCCCACTGAAACCATTCGTTTCACCTGCAGCGAAGGATTTAATTTCTCAG ATGCTGGTCAAGAACTCGGCGCAGCGGCTGCCTCTCCACAAGGTTCTTGAGCACCCGTGGATCGTCCAGAACGCTGATCCTTCCGGTGTGTACAGAGGGTAG
- the LOC8064216 gene encoding serine/threonine-protein kinase Aurora-2 isoform X2, with amino-acid sequence MAIATESRGSEGRASAHANEDKRWVLSDFEIGKPLGRGKFGHVYLAREKRSSQVVALKVLFKSQLKQSQVEHQLRREVEIQSHLRHPNILRLYGYFYDQSRVYLILEYAAKGELYKELTMCKHFSERRSATYIASLARALIYLHGKHVIHRDIKPENLLVGAQGEIKIADFGWSVHTFNRRRTMCGTLDYLPPEMVEKTEHDYHVDIWSLGILCYEFLYGVPPFEAKEHSETYRRIVKVDLKFPLKPFVSPAAKDLISQMLVKNSAQRLPLHKVLEHPWIVQNADPSGVYRG; translated from the exons ATGGCGATCGCCACCGAGTCGCGCGGCAGCGAGGGCAGG GCTTCAGCCCACGCAAACGAGGATAAGCGGTGGGTGCTGTCTGATTTTGAGATTGGGAAACCTCTTGGGAGGGGCAAGTTTGGTCATGTTTATCTGGCCAGAGAAAAGAGG AGCAGTCAAGTTGTGGCTCTGAAAGTGCTTTTCAAGAGCCAACTCAAGCAATCACAGGTCGAGCATCAGCTGCGACGTGAAGTGGAGATTCAGAGTCATCTTCGCCATCCTAATATTCTTCGCCTGTATGGGTACTTCTATGATCAG AGCCGGGTTTACCTAATCCTGGAATATGCTGCCAAGGGTGAACTGTACAAGGAACTGACAATGTGCAAACATTTTTCTGAAAGACGTTCAGCAACT tatattgcaTCATTAGCTAGAGCTCTGATCTACCTTCATGGAAAGCATGTCATCCACCGGGACATTAAACCAGAAAATCTTTTGGTTGGAGCCCAG GGTGAGATCAAAATCGCCGACTTTGGCTGGTCCGTGCACACCTTCAACAGAAGACGGACTATGTGCGGAACTCTGGATTACCTGCCACCTGAAATGG TGGAGAAGACAGAACATGATTACCATGTAGACATATGGAGCTTGGGTATTCTGTGCTATGAATTCCTTTACGGGGTCCCACCTTTCGAAGCTAAGGAGCACTCAGAAACATACAGAAG GATAGTGAAAGTGGACTTGAAGTTCCCACTGAAACCATTCGTTTCACCTGCAGCGAAGGATTTAATTTCTCAG ATGCTGGTCAAGAACTCGGCGCAGCGGCTGCCTCTCCACAAGGTTCTTGAGCACCCGTGGATCGTCCAGAACGCTGATCCTTCCGGTGTGTACAGAGGGTAG